The genomic stretch TTTTCCCTATCCGAGAAAGGTGCAATTAGTGACTCTAAGGGAAGGCCAAAACCCATTAGTTGCAAAACCGCAGAATTTCTTACAGTGCTATCACGGTCACTCAATACCTTTTGGAGTGGTTTAATCGCCCGTTCATCACCTATCTCCCCCAAATCTGCAACCGCCATCAAGCGAATGGCCATATCCTGATGTGACAACATCTTAATCAGCCCTTTGACATCCTTATTCTTTTTCAGTTTCATCATGGTAGCTTTGATATCTTTTGGATCTTCTTTTGAGCCGAATAACTTTTTCATCACACATCTCCTTAGGGTCAAAGGGGTCACATGATTCAAATGTCATAAAACTGAGAACTAATTCACTATAGCATAATTAATTTTCAAATCCGATACCTATTATGAGTATAACATTAGATGGATAATCTAATAATACAAAATTCTGAAATAAACGCGCGGTATTTGGAGAAAGGGTTGGGGAATGTGTTTGTGGGTTGTAACTCTGTACTATTCTTCAGATTCCGGCCTGCTTAAGTCGAAATCTTAGCCCGGAATAACGTTCTGAAACTTTGTTCTGCCGAATAGCTATACCAATCGCTTTCGTGTTACCCACCAAGACGCACCTTTGTGCAGCCCGGGTCACCCCCGTATAGAGTAAATTGCGCTGGAGCATCACATAATGCTGGGTCAGCACCGGCATCACGACCGCGGGGAATTCGGAGCCCTGGGCCTTATGCACAGAGACGGCATAAGCCAACACCAGCTCATCCGCTTCCGTGAAATCATATACCACCTCGCGCATCTCGTCCATCCGCACAGTCAGGGTATGATCAATCCGGTTGATGCTCGTCAACAGGCCAATGTCCCCGTTATACACATCCTTATCATAATTATTTCGGATCTGCATTACCTTATCCCCTACACGGAAGGTCCCACCGGCCAGCTTCTGCTCGATCTTGTCCTTTGCGGGCGGGTTGAGTGTGGCCTGCAACTTTTGATTGAGCGCGTCTACCCCAGCCGCACCCCGATACATCGGTGATAACACCTGTACATCCGTCATCGCGTTCAGATCAAAGGTGGTTGGAACCCGATGTGCGACCAGGTCCACCACCCATTCCGCTGCCTTATCCGCCGAATCCGCCGGGAAGAGGAAGAAATCGCCCAGCTCAGAGCCTGAGAATTCAGGCATCTGGCCCTGATTAATGCGATGGGCATTGGTGATGATGGCCGAATCCCCCGCCTGGCGATAGATCGTCCGCAGCCGTGAGACCGGTACTACCCCTGAACGAATAATATCCCGCAACACATCCCCCGCCCCCACGGAGGGCAGCTGGTCCACATCCCCAACCAGCAGCACCTGAGTGCCGGGCTTGAGCGCGCGCAGTAGTTGGTGCGTGAGCAACAGGTCCAGCATGGAAGCCTCATCGACCACCAGAAATTCAATTGCCAATGGATTTTTCTCGTAATGGCGGAAACCGCCTTCCGGGGAATAACCCAACAGCCGATGGATCGTGCTGGCAGGCCGGCCGGTCGTCTCGGTCAGCCGTTTGGCAGCCCGTCCCGTTGGTGAGGCCAGCGCATAACGCACCCCCCAACCTTCCAGCAATTCGATCAGAGCCCGCATGCAGGTGGTCTTGCCGGTGCCGGGACCGCCGGTGAGTACGCTGACCGGGCTTTGTAGGGTGTGCTCCAGCGCGGTGAGCTGCTCTTCTGAAAGCGTGTCGGATGCCAGGTTGAATTGCCCCTGGCGAGTAGGCACCGGCACAGCCAGCAGGGCTCTTAAGCGAGCCGCCACACCCTTCTCCGCTTTCAGGAAAGCCCGCAGGTAGATCGCATCCACCGTTTCAGCATCCGATTCACCCTCCTTCAGCACCACCGGTTCGCGCTGGATGCGCTCCTCATTGATCAGGCGTTCCACGCCGCCATAGAACAGCCCCGAATCCACCCCTAGCAGGTCAGTCGCCTTTTCCTGCAGCAGCGCTTCCGGCAGGAAAACATGCCCGTCGGATTGGCTTTGTTCCAACACATAGGCAATGCCGGCTTCAATCCGCGAGGGGTGATCCGCCGGCAGCCCCAAGTCACGGGCAATCCGGTCAGCCGTTTTGAAGCCAACGCCATAAATATCCTGCTCCAGCCGGTAGGGATTTTCTCGCAGCACGGCCAGCGCATCATTGCCATAGGTTTTGAATATTTTGACCGCAAGGTTGGTGGTGATTTTATGACTATGCAGGAAGATCATGATCGCGTTGACCTGTTTCTGCGCTTCCCAGGCTGTGATGATCTTTTCCATCCGGTCAGGGCCAATTCCGGGCACCTCCCGCAGCCGCCAGGAATCCTTTTCGATCACTTCTAGGGTTTCGGTCTTGAAATACTGCACAATCCGGTGGGCCATCTCCGGGCCAATCCCCTTGATCATCCCCGAACCAAGATAGCGCTCGATACCTTCGAGCGTGACAGGTTTCAATTTTTCCAAATGAGAGGCTTTGAATTGCAGGCCATGTTTGGGATGGCTGGTGAAGTCCCCTTCCAGCCTGAGCTGCTCTCCTGCAGCCACGTCCGGCAGGTTACCGACTACAGTAACCAGCCCATCCAACCGGATCCCCGGCAGGCTCTCGCCGGGCTCCAATACCGGCCGCAGACGCAGCACAGTGTAACCGTTCTCTGCGTTGGTGTAGGTAATGCGTTCAACAGTGCCGGCGAGTGTGGTCATAGGGAAAGTATAACGGAATTTCAGCCCAGCACTGGCACGATTATCGCACCTGCCATACAATAAAAGCAACATTTTTTCACCCACCCATCACACAGGAACAGTTCTCTGCCATGAATGATCGCTTGAAACTCTTCGGACAGCGAAACCCATATGACCTCAAAAAATCACGGGGGGCATTCCTGCGCCTGATGCGGGATAACATTCGTTTTCAGCGTGAGCACTGCTCCGCCTATAGCAAGATGCTGGATGAAGCTGGATTTCAGCCGGATGACATCGTCGCCGAAGAGGATCTCGCTCGACTCCCGGTCATCCCCACGCTCTACTTCAAGCGCAACCGGCTTTTCTCAATGCCCGAGGATAAACTGGTCATCAAGGCCACCTCTTCCGGGACCAAAGGCACCCAAAGCCAGGTCGGTTTTGACCGCAAGTCACTGTTCAGCGGCATCCTGATGATGATCCGCTTCTTCTCCTACCATCACATCCTCTCACTGAGGCCAACCAATTACATCATCCTGGGCTATGAACCCAGCGACCACACGCAGATGGGCGCAATCAAGACTGCCTATCACACCACGAAGTTCGCCCCTGCTCTCCATCGGGCTTATGCCCTGCGGGATACCGGTACGGGGTATGAGTTGAATATTGAAGGACTGCAGCAGGCCCTTCACCGCTATGTCAGACAGGGACTGCCGGTCCGCTTCGTGGGCTTTCCCTCCCATATGTACTTCCTGGCTAACCACCTCAAAGAGAGTAAGATCCAACTCAAGCTCAACCGCCACTCCAAGATCCTGTTGGGCGGCGGGTGGAAACAATTTTCGAATGAAGAAATTGACCGGGAAAGCTTTTATGCACTCATCCATGAGACCCTGGGGATAGAAAAGGACCATTGTTACGAGTTCTTCAGCGCGGTGGAACATCCCCTGCCCTATTGCAAGTGCATGAACGGGCATTTCCACGTGCCGATCTACAGCCGGGTGATCATTCGTGATGTGCAAACTTTACAGCCTGTCCCAAACGGCCAGCTTGGACTGTTGAGCTTCGTCTCTCCCCTGGTCCTGAGCATGCCCATTGCCAGCGTGGTAACGGATGACCTGGCGATCCTGCATGATGGTGAGCGCTGCGGCTGTGGGAACAAGACCCCCTATTTTGACCTGCATGGCCGGGCTGGCGTGAGCCAAATCCGCACCTGTACGACCGATGCCGCCTCACTCCTGGGAGGGAAAACGAAATGAACCTGATTTCTGGCCGAATCATATCGGATGAAGAAAGCAAGTCACAACTAAACAAGCTTCCTAAACTGATTCTTGAAACTCACCTGGGAGCCCCTCTCTCTATCCCCCGCGTGATTAAGGCTTGTGACACCCTCTCGCAAATGCTGAACCCGGAGGAACACCTGAGCTTGATGGTCAGCCTGGGGATGTCCGAAGAAAAGGCTAAGCGGGAACTATCCACTGTTAAATTGATGCTCTCACGAGGGTATCTTGAGAACCGGTTGAAGGCTGAATTTGGGTCACCTTATGACACCCCCTTCACGCCCTACGGTCACGACCGAACCGTTCGGCAAGCCTGGCATCCCTTGGGCACGCTCTTCCACATCGCCGCCGGCAACATGGACGCCCTGCCGGTGTTCAGTGTTCTGGAAGGGCTGTTGACCGGCAATGTCAATATCCTCAAGCTCCCGGGAAGCGATAATGGGCTCTCAATCCTGCTCCTGCAGCAACTCATCAGCGCCTATCCCGAGATCGCCAATTATGTCTTCGTATTCGACACGCCCTCAACCGACCTGGCGGCGATGGAAAGTATGGCCGCCTGTGCGGATGCCATCGTGGTCTGGGGCGGTGACGCAGCCGTCAGTGCCGTACGGCAGATGGCCAAACCGGACACCCGGATCATCGAATGGGGCCACAAGATCAGCTTTGCCTATATCTCCGGGTCAGATATCCCGGATACCGAGTTGGAGGGCATCGCTTTTAATATCTGCGACACCAACCAGCTTTTATGCAATGCCTGCCAGGGGATTTATATAGACTCGGACAATTACGAGGACGTTACTGCCTTCGCGGAGCACTTCCTGCAAATTCTGGATGCCAAGGCGGCGAGTATGCCCCAGCCGGAAGACCCTTTCCTGACGGCGCAGAAGGCGCTTGAACTCCATACGGAAGAGCTTGAAGCGCCTCGGTCAAAGAAGAAAGTGTTTCGAGGTGAGAATAGCAGCGTGATCGCTTATGAAGACCCGACCCTGCACCCATCCTATATGTTCCGCAACTGCTGGGTCAAGCCGCTGCCGAAAAGTAAACTGCTGGCAGAATTATTGAAGTACAAAAACCACCTGCAAACAGTCGCCCTGGTTTGCCCACCGGAACAAAAGGCTGCGTTGGAAGCCCTTTTGGCCCAAACGGGTATCGTCCGGATCACCACAGGCGATCGCATGTCCACAAGTTACTGCGGCATGCCCCACGATGGTGAATTCCCTCTGCGGCGGTATATGAAACTGGTCTCTTATGAGGATTGAATTACAGCAAGGGAGAGTTGTTTGGTAAATCCACCAACTAGAAATTTAAATATTTCGTATTTTTATTAATTTTAAGTCCTAATACTCCGGCCAGGGAATGATCACTGGCTCTGAGAAGCCATGTTTTTCAACCGTATAAAGCTTGCCTGAGGAGGGCATGCTGCAGGTGTTGTCGTCCGTGACGGTGTAACTGGTGGTGTATTGATCCGGGAAGCCAGCCGTCCACCAGAGATAAGCCCCATTCTGGCATACCCAGGCTTCAATCAGGTATCCGCGATCGTCGTCTTCGGTCATCCAGACCTTACTCCAGCTGATCGTCACCTGATCCCCCTTGCGCGAGGCCCGCACATATTTGGGCGGTCCATACATATTGGAACCTACCCGCTCCAGATGCAGGTCAACATAGAATAAGGGAGAGAGATCGCCAGTCACCTCCACCACTGAGGGTGAAACCCAACAGTGATAGCTCAGTTTATCGAATTTAACATACAGCCAATTGCTATATGGCCAGCGGCCATCCACAATCCCGCGATCGCCCTCATAGAGATCAGCGGCATGTAAATAGGCTTTGGATGGGCCATAACGGCAGTGCGCCGCGGCCACACTGACGACCACATCCGGGAAGTCATAGGTTGGGCTCGGGGTAATCGTTGGGGTACTGGTAATGGTAGGCGTCAGCGTGATGGTCGGCGTGAATGTGGCCGTCGGGCTGGGGGTGATGGTAGGCGTGCTTGTCGCCGTGACCGTGGGCGTGACGGTCCAGGCGGCCGCTGTCTCGGTTTGTTGCAGGGCAACCTGGGTTTGTTGGTGGTGTTCCCAGGGTGCACAACCTGACAAGAAGATTATGACCAGCAGGAGGCCCTGCCATCCGTGGAGCCGCGCTTTTCTCATGCCCTAAGTTTACTGGGGAGCAGTCCCAAAATGGTTTCGCATGTTACCCGCCATCTTCTGAGCAAGGCTTGCTATAATGGAGGGCAGACCAATTTCTTGGAGGGAACCCTATGGCTGAGACTTTCCATTTTTCCAACATATCCATCACCGGCGGATTTTGGGATCAAATCCTGAAATTAAATTCAGATACCGCCATCTTTCACCAGTGGGATGAGTTGAAAAAATCCGGATCGATCGAAAATTTTCGCATCGCTGCCGGACTAAGCGAACACTTCCGCACAGGGTTCTTCTTCTCCGATTCAGATGTCTACAAATGGCTGGATGCTGCCTGCCGGATCAGCGTCCACCGACCCTCCCCTGCCCTCGAGGGTCGCATTGATCAGTTTGCCTCATTGATTCGCCAGGCTCAG from Chloroflexota bacterium encodes the following:
- a CDS encoding HEAT repeat domain-containing protein, which codes for MKKLFGSKEDPKDIKATMMKLKKNKDVKGLIKMLSHQDMAIRLMAVADLGEIGDERAIKPLQKVLSDRDSTVRNSAVLQLMGFGLPLESLIAPFSDREKLQCLYFLKNMDEIKKNKEAEGKIENLLKDYG
- a CDS encoding acyl-CoA reductase codes for the protein MNLISGRIISDEESKSQLNKLPKLILETHLGAPLSIPRVIKACDTLSQMLNPEEHLSLMVSLGMSEEKAKRELSTVKLMLSRGYLENRLKAEFGSPYDTPFTPYGHDRTVRQAWHPLGTLFHIAAGNMDALPVFSVLEGLLTGNVNILKLPGSDNGLSILLLQQLISAYPEIANYVFVFDTPSTDLAAMESMAACADAIVVWGGDAAVSAVRQMAKPDTRIIEWGHKISFAYISGSDIPDTELEGIAFNICDTNQLLCNACQGIYIDSDNYEDVTAFAEHFLQILDAKAASMPQPEDPFLTAQKALELHTEELEAPRSKKKVFRGENSSVIAYEDPTLHPSYMFRNCWVKPLPKSKLLAELLKYKNHLQTVALVCPPEQKAALEALLAQTGIVRITTGDRMSTSYCGMPHDGEFPLRRYMKLVSYED
- a CDS encoding ATP-dependent RecD-like DNA helicase — encoded protein: MTTLAGTVERITYTNAENGYTVLRLRPVLEPGESLPGIRLDGLVTVVGNLPDVAAGEQLRLEGDFTSHPKHGLQFKASHLEKLKPVTLEGIERYLGSGMIKGIGPEMAHRIVQYFKTETLEVIEKDSWRLREVPGIGPDRMEKIITAWEAQKQVNAIMIFLHSHKITTNLAVKIFKTYGNDALAVLRENPYRLEQDIYGVGFKTADRIARDLGLPADHPSRIEAGIAYVLEQSQSDGHVFLPEALLQEKATDLLGVDSGLFYGGVERLINEERIQREPVVLKEGESDAETVDAIYLRAFLKAEKGVAARLRALLAVPVPTRQGQFNLASDTLSEEQLTALEHTLQSPVSVLTGGPGTGKTTCMRALIELLEGWGVRYALASPTGRAAKRLTETTGRPASTIHRLLGYSPEGGFRHYEKNPLAIEFLVVDEASMLDLLLTHQLLRALKPGTQVLLVGDVDQLPSVGAGDVLRDIIRSGVVPVSRLRTIYRQAGDSAIITNAHRINQGQMPEFSGSELGDFFLFPADSADKAAEWVVDLVAHRVPTTFDLNAMTDVQVLSPMYRGAAGVDALNQKLQATLNPPAKDKIEQKLAGGTFRVGDKVMQIRNNYDKDVYNGDIGLLTSINRIDHTLTVRMDEMREVVYDFTEADELVLAYAVSVHKAQGSEFPAVVMPVLTQHYVMLQRNLLYTGVTRAAQRCVLVGNTKAIGIAIRQNKVSERYSGLRFRLKQAGI
- a CDS encoding acyl-protein synthetase, which translates into the protein MNDRLKLFGQRNPYDLKKSRGAFLRLMRDNIRFQREHCSAYSKMLDEAGFQPDDIVAEEDLARLPVIPTLYFKRNRLFSMPEDKLVIKATSSGTKGTQSQVGFDRKSLFSGILMMIRFFSYHHILSLRPTNYIILGYEPSDHTQMGAIKTAYHTTKFAPALHRAYALRDTGTGYELNIEGLQQALHRYVRQGLPVRFVGFPSHMYFLANHLKESKIQLKLNRHSKILLGGGWKQFSNEEIDRESFYALIHETLGIEKDHCYEFFSAVEHPLPYCKCMNGHFHVPIYSRVIIRDVQTLQPVPNGQLGLLSFVSPLVLSMPIASVVTDDLAILHDGERCGCGNKTPYFDLHGRAGVSQIRTCTTDAASLLGGKTK